One Cucurbita pepo subsp. pepo cultivar mu-cu-16 chromosome LG11, ASM280686v2, whole genome shotgun sequence DNA window includes the following coding sequences:
- the LOC111805706 gene encoding uncharacterized protein LOC111805706 isoform X1 yields MEFRKLTVDADFATSLFNRKDEKCFIPHLLHFSDVSCSEDSTSSIGSLSSSSSSSLCDDDALSSFSSSSSSSSSLLSQREVCEEQQLLSIKKGLSKFYEGKSRTFSSLSDVKCVEDLAKGDNDYRKKYSRITPKATILKKHGRASLATLASKMDISLRPE; encoded by the exons ATGGAGTTCAGGAAGTTGACAGTTGATGCAGATTTTGCTACAAGTCTTTTTAATAGAAAGGATGAGAAATGTTTTAtccctcatcttcttcactttAGCGACGTATCGTGTTCGGAAGATTCAACTAGTTCAATTGGATCGTTgtcatcgtcgtcgtcgtcaagCCTCTGTGACGACGATGCATTATCGTCATTTTCATCTTCGtcttcgtcgtcgtcgtctttGTTATCTCAAAGAGAAGTTTGTGAGGAACAACAGCTGCTTTCTATCAA AAAAGGGTTGTCAAAATTTTATGAAGGGAAATCACGAACCTTCTCATCCTTATCCGACGTGAAATGCGTAGAAGACTTAGCAAAGGGAGATAATGATTATAGAAAGAAATACTCTCGAATTACTCCCAAGGCTACCATATTAAAGAAGCATGGAAGAGCCTCTCTTGCAACCTTAGCGTCTAAGATGGACATTTCACTTCGCCCCGAGTAA
- the LOC111805703 gene encoding nuclear poly(A) polymerase 4-like isoform X2: MVGSDSSTAFHPAPQPASIYGVTKPISLAGPTDADIQRNIELEKFLIDSGLYESKEEAAKREEVLGRIDQIVKNWVKQLTLLRGYTEQMVEDANAVIFTFGSYRLGVHGPGSDIDTLCVGPSYVNREDFFIILHNILAEMEEVTDLQPVPDAHVPVMRFKFMGISIDLLYASISVRVVPEELNISHGSVLCNVDEQTVRSLNGCRVADQILRLVPNVEHFRTTLRCLKFWAKRRGVYSNVTGFLGGVNWALLVAQVCQLYPNAIPSMLVSRFFRVYTQWRWPNPVMLCSIEENELGFPVWDPRKNPRDRFHLMPIITPAYPCMNSSYNVSTSTLRVMMEQFRCGNNICEEIDMSKAQWSALFEPYLFFEIYKNYLQVDIIAADADDLLAWKGWVESRFRQLTLKIERDTRGMLQCHPYPIEYSDTSKPCSHCAFFMGLQRKEGLRGQGGQQFDIRGTVDEFRQEINMYAFWKPGMDIHVSHVRRKQLPTFVFPDGHKRAKPVKHEGQQADPVCADMLQDQSGITEKGKKRKSDHEETEMEKKQAFASQPAEESPMLETNGGGSDGKFPSLKSANADCYSEVWPSFEQPDSRMDTDGNGMDIPTLTKETGPTMDQAELAKVMEGSSSRKEVSDLYKGGLSKPEEALQIEMNQEKIEGFASNMSGGSAQTVAIRNFLHWTKDVVRIDSESANTFGQTTGEDSTQVDFQPNCNAHNLSCKGNDSRTDPELALENGSVVTGRVFQNGQSKELEAIF; this comes from the exons ATGGTGGGTTCAGACAGTTCAACTGCTTTTCACCCGGCACCTCAGCCGGCGAGTATTTATGGTGTTACGAAACCGATTTCTCTTGCTGGACCGACGGATGCTGATATTCAGCGCAATATCGAACTGGAGAAG TTCTTGATTGACTCGGGGCTTTACGAAAGTAAAGAAGAAGCTGCGAAAAGAGAAGAGGTTTTGGGCCGCATTGACCAG ATTGTTAAAAATTGGGTCAAGCAATTAACTCTCCTAAGAGGATATACAGAGCAGATGGTGGAGGATGCAAATGCtgtaatttttacttttgggTCTTATCGTCTTGGG GTACATGGACCAGGAAGTGACATAGACACATTGTGTGTTGGACCGTCTTACGTGAATAGAGAA gacttcttcatcatcttgcATAATATTTTGGCTGAAATGGAAGAGGTTACCGATCTTCAACCGGTTCCCGATGCTCATGTTCCAgtaatgagattcaaatttatgggGATATCAATTGATCTTCTGTATGCGAGCATTTCCGTACGGGTTGTTCCTGAA GAGCTGAACATCTCTCATGGATCTGTGCTGTGCAATGTTGATGAACAAACTGTTCGAAGTCTTAATGGATGCCGAGTTGCAGATCAAATTCTAAGACTTGTTCCAAACGTTGAG CACTTTCGCACGACACTCAGATGTTTAAAGTTTTGGGCCAAAAGACGGGGTGTATACTCCAAT GTCACTGGGTTCCTTGGAGGTGTAAATTGGGCACTTTTGGTTGCTCAGGTATGCCAGCTTTACCCCAATGCAATTCCAAGCATGCTAGTTTCTCGTTTCTTCAGAGTGTACACCCAGTGGCGTTGGCCAAATCCTGTAATGCTATGTTCAATAGAAGAGAATGAACTTGGATTTCCTGTTTGGGATCCTCGTAAAAATCCGCGTGATCGATTTCATCTTATGCCAATAATAACTCCTGCTTACCCTTGCATGAACTCTAGCTATAATGTCTCAACTAGTACTCTCCGTGTTATGATGGAACAGTTCCGCTGTGGTAATAATATCTGTGAG GAGATCGACATGAGCAAAGCCCAGTGGAGTGCTTTATTTGAgccatatttatttttcgagATATACAAAAACTATCTACAGGTGGACATAATTGCAGCAGATGCTGATGATTTGCTAGCTTGGAAAGGATGGGTAGAATCTCGCTTTAGACAGCTTACCTTGAAG ATAGAGAGAGACACCAGGGGGATGCTGCAGTGCCATCCCTATCCTATTGAGTATTCTGACACGTCCAAGCCATGTTCTCACTGTGCTTTTTTCATGGGCTTGCAGAGAAAAGAGGGATTAAGAGGCCAAGGAGGCCAGCAGTTTGACATACGAGGAACAGTTGATGAGTTCAGGCAAGAGATAAACATGTATGCTTTTTGGAAGCCAGGGATGGATATCCATGTTTCTCATGTGCGGAGGAAGCAACTGCCCACCTTTGTTTTTCCTGATGGACACAAACGGGCAAAGCCAGTCAAGCATGAAGGGCAGCAAGCAGACCCAGTTTGTGCTGACATGCTCCAAGATCAGTCTGGGATCACtgagaaagggaaaaaaaggaaaagtgaCCATGAAGAAACAGAGATGGAAAAGAAACAAGCCTTTGCCAGTCAACCAGCAGAAGAATCTCCCATGCTTGAAACTAATGGTGGTGGATCAGATGGGAAATTTCCGAGTTTGAAATCTGCAAATGCAGATTGTTACTCTGAGGTTTGGCCATCTTTTGAACAGCCTGATAGCAGAATGGATACTGATGGAAATGGCATGGATATTCCAACTTTGACCAAGGAGACTGGTCCTACGATGGATCAGGCAGAGCTAGCTAAAGTAATGGAAGGATCTTCCTCAAGGAAGGAGGTGTCTGATCTATATAAAGGCGGTCTTTCAAAACCCGAGGAAGCTTTACAAATTGAGATGAACCAGGAAAAAATTGAGGGATTCGCATCTAATATGAGTGGTGGAAGTGCACAGACAGTAGCCATCAGGAATTTCCTCCATTGGACAAAGGATGTTGTGAGGATTGACTCTGAGTCAGCAAATACATTTGGTCAAACGACCGGGGAAGATAGTACCCAAGTTGACTTTCAACCAAATTGCAATGCACATAACCTTAGTTGCAAG GGCAATGATAGCAGGACGGATCCAGAGTTGGCGTTGGAAAATGGTTCCGTTGTGACTGGAAGAGTGTTTCAAAATGGTCAATCTAAAGAGTTGGAG GCAATCTTCTGA
- the LOC111805703 gene encoding nuclear poly(A) polymerase 4-like isoform X3: MVGSDSSTAFHPAPQPASIYGVTKPISLAGPTDADIQRNIELEKFLIDSGLYESKEEAAKREEVLGRIDQVHGPGSDIDTLCVGPSYVNREDFFIILHNILAEMEEVTDLQPVPDAHVPVMRFKFMGISIDLLYASISVRVVPEELNISHGSVLCNVDEQTVRSLNGCRVADQILRLVPNVEHFRTTLRCLKFWAKRRGVYSNVTGFLGGVNWALLVAQVCQLYPNAIPSMLVSRFFRVYTQWRWPNPVMLCSIEENELGFPVWDPRKNPRDRFHLMPIITPAYPCMNSSYNVSTSTLRVMMEQFRCGNNICEEIDMSKAQWSALFEPYLFFEIYKNYLQVDIIAADADDLLAWKGWVESRFRQLTLKIERDTRGMLQCHPYPIEYSDTSKPCSHCAFFMGLQRKEGLRGQGGQQFDIRGTVDEFRQEINMYAFWKPGMDIHVSHVRRKQLPTFVFPDGHKRAKPVKHEGQQADPVCADMLQDQSGITEKGKKRKSDHEETEMEKKQAFASQPAEESPMLETNGGGSDGKFPSLKSANADCYSEVWPSFEQPDSRMDTDGNGMDIPTLTKETGPTMDQAELAKVMEGSSSRKEVSDLYKGGLSKPEEALQIEMNQEKIEGFASNMSGGSAQTVAIRNFLHWTKDVVRIDSESANTFGQTTGEDSTQVDFQPNCNAHNLSCKGNDSRTDPELALENGSVVTGRVFQNGQSKELEPKFSDQAVPEWS, from the exons ATGGTGGGTTCAGACAGTTCAACTGCTTTTCACCCGGCACCTCAGCCGGCGAGTATTTATGGTGTTACGAAACCGATTTCTCTTGCTGGACCGACGGATGCTGATATTCAGCGCAATATCGAACTGGAGAAG TTCTTGATTGACTCGGGGCTTTACGAAAGTAAAGAAGAAGCTGCGAAAAGAGAAGAGGTTTTGGGCCGCATTGACCAG GTACATGGACCAGGAAGTGACATAGACACATTGTGTGTTGGACCGTCTTACGTGAATAGAGAA gacttcttcatcatcttgcATAATATTTTGGCTGAAATGGAAGAGGTTACCGATCTTCAACCGGTTCCCGATGCTCATGTTCCAgtaatgagattcaaatttatgggGATATCAATTGATCTTCTGTATGCGAGCATTTCCGTACGGGTTGTTCCTGAA GAGCTGAACATCTCTCATGGATCTGTGCTGTGCAATGTTGATGAACAAACTGTTCGAAGTCTTAATGGATGCCGAGTTGCAGATCAAATTCTAAGACTTGTTCCAAACGTTGAG CACTTTCGCACGACACTCAGATGTTTAAAGTTTTGGGCCAAAAGACGGGGTGTATACTCCAAT GTCACTGGGTTCCTTGGAGGTGTAAATTGGGCACTTTTGGTTGCTCAGGTATGCCAGCTTTACCCCAATGCAATTCCAAGCATGCTAGTTTCTCGTTTCTTCAGAGTGTACACCCAGTGGCGTTGGCCAAATCCTGTAATGCTATGTTCAATAGAAGAGAATGAACTTGGATTTCCTGTTTGGGATCCTCGTAAAAATCCGCGTGATCGATTTCATCTTATGCCAATAATAACTCCTGCTTACCCTTGCATGAACTCTAGCTATAATGTCTCAACTAGTACTCTCCGTGTTATGATGGAACAGTTCCGCTGTGGTAATAATATCTGTGAG GAGATCGACATGAGCAAAGCCCAGTGGAGTGCTTTATTTGAgccatatttatttttcgagATATACAAAAACTATCTACAGGTGGACATAATTGCAGCAGATGCTGATGATTTGCTAGCTTGGAAAGGATGGGTAGAATCTCGCTTTAGACAGCTTACCTTGAAG ATAGAGAGAGACACCAGGGGGATGCTGCAGTGCCATCCCTATCCTATTGAGTATTCTGACACGTCCAAGCCATGTTCTCACTGTGCTTTTTTCATGGGCTTGCAGAGAAAAGAGGGATTAAGAGGCCAAGGAGGCCAGCAGTTTGACATACGAGGAACAGTTGATGAGTTCAGGCAAGAGATAAACATGTATGCTTTTTGGAAGCCAGGGATGGATATCCATGTTTCTCATGTGCGGAGGAAGCAACTGCCCACCTTTGTTTTTCCTGATGGACACAAACGGGCAAAGCCAGTCAAGCATGAAGGGCAGCAAGCAGACCCAGTTTGTGCTGACATGCTCCAAGATCAGTCTGGGATCACtgagaaagggaaaaaaaggaaaagtgaCCATGAAGAAACAGAGATGGAAAAGAAACAAGCCTTTGCCAGTCAACCAGCAGAAGAATCTCCCATGCTTGAAACTAATGGTGGTGGATCAGATGGGAAATTTCCGAGTTTGAAATCTGCAAATGCAGATTGTTACTCTGAGGTTTGGCCATCTTTTGAACAGCCTGATAGCAGAATGGATACTGATGGAAATGGCATGGATATTCCAACTTTGACCAAGGAGACTGGTCCTACGATGGATCAGGCAGAGCTAGCTAAAGTAATGGAAGGATCTTCCTCAAGGAAGGAGGTGTCTGATCTATATAAAGGCGGTCTTTCAAAACCCGAGGAAGCTTTACAAATTGAGATGAACCAGGAAAAAATTGAGGGATTCGCATCTAATATGAGTGGTGGAAGTGCACAGACAGTAGCCATCAGGAATTTCCTCCATTGGACAAAGGATGTTGTGAGGATTGACTCTGAGTCAGCAAATACATTTGGTCAAACGACCGGGGAAGATAGTACCCAAGTTGACTTTCAACCAAATTGCAATGCACATAACCTTAGTTGCAAG GGCAATGATAGCAGGACGGATCCAGAGTTGGCGTTGGAAAATGGTTCCGTTGTGACTGGAAGAGTGTTTCAAAATGGTCAATCTAAAGAGTTGGAG CCGAAGTTCAGCGATCAGGCAGTCCCAGAATGGAGCTAA
- the LOC111805703 gene encoding nuclear poly(A) polymerase 4-like isoform X1, with amino-acid sequence MVGSDSSTAFHPAPQPASIYGVTKPISLAGPTDADIQRNIELEKFLIDSGLYESKEEAAKREEVLGRIDQIVKNWVKQLTLLRGYTEQMVEDANAVIFTFGSYRLGVHGPGSDIDTLCVGPSYVNREDFFIILHNILAEMEEVTDLQPVPDAHVPVMRFKFMGISIDLLYASISVRVVPEELNISHGSVLCNVDEQTVRSLNGCRVADQILRLVPNVEHFRTTLRCLKFWAKRRGVYSNVTGFLGGVNWALLVAQVCQLYPNAIPSMLVSRFFRVYTQWRWPNPVMLCSIEENELGFPVWDPRKNPRDRFHLMPIITPAYPCMNSSYNVSTSTLRVMMEQFRCGNNICEEIDMSKAQWSALFEPYLFFEIYKNYLQVDIIAADADDLLAWKGWVESRFRQLTLKIERDTRGMLQCHPYPIEYSDTSKPCSHCAFFMGLQRKEGLRGQGGQQFDIRGTVDEFRQEINMYAFWKPGMDIHVSHVRRKQLPTFVFPDGHKRAKPVKHEGQQADPVCADMLQDQSGITEKGKKRKSDHEETEMEKKQAFASQPAEESPMLETNGGGSDGKFPSLKSANADCYSEVWPSFEQPDSRMDTDGNGMDIPTLTKETGPTMDQAELAKVMEGSSSRKEVSDLYKGGLSKPEEALQIEMNQEKIEGFASNMSGGSAQTVAIRNFLHWTKDVVRIDSESANTFGQTTGEDSTQVDFQPNCNAHNLSCKGNDSRTDPELALENGSVVTGRVFQNGQSKELEPKFSDQAVPEWS; translated from the exons ATGGTGGGTTCAGACAGTTCAACTGCTTTTCACCCGGCACCTCAGCCGGCGAGTATTTATGGTGTTACGAAACCGATTTCTCTTGCTGGACCGACGGATGCTGATATTCAGCGCAATATCGAACTGGAGAAG TTCTTGATTGACTCGGGGCTTTACGAAAGTAAAGAAGAAGCTGCGAAAAGAGAAGAGGTTTTGGGCCGCATTGACCAG ATTGTTAAAAATTGGGTCAAGCAATTAACTCTCCTAAGAGGATATACAGAGCAGATGGTGGAGGATGCAAATGCtgtaatttttacttttgggTCTTATCGTCTTGGG GTACATGGACCAGGAAGTGACATAGACACATTGTGTGTTGGACCGTCTTACGTGAATAGAGAA gacttcttcatcatcttgcATAATATTTTGGCTGAAATGGAAGAGGTTACCGATCTTCAACCGGTTCCCGATGCTCATGTTCCAgtaatgagattcaaatttatgggGATATCAATTGATCTTCTGTATGCGAGCATTTCCGTACGGGTTGTTCCTGAA GAGCTGAACATCTCTCATGGATCTGTGCTGTGCAATGTTGATGAACAAACTGTTCGAAGTCTTAATGGATGCCGAGTTGCAGATCAAATTCTAAGACTTGTTCCAAACGTTGAG CACTTTCGCACGACACTCAGATGTTTAAAGTTTTGGGCCAAAAGACGGGGTGTATACTCCAAT GTCACTGGGTTCCTTGGAGGTGTAAATTGGGCACTTTTGGTTGCTCAGGTATGCCAGCTTTACCCCAATGCAATTCCAAGCATGCTAGTTTCTCGTTTCTTCAGAGTGTACACCCAGTGGCGTTGGCCAAATCCTGTAATGCTATGTTCAATAGAAGAGAATGAACTTGGATTTCCTGTTTGGGATCCTCGTAAAAATCCGCGTGATCGATTTCATCTTATGCCAATAATAACTCCTGCTTACCCTTGCATGAACTCTAGCTATAATGTCTCAACTAGTACTCTCCGTGTTATGATGGAACAGTTCCGCTGTGGTAATAATATCTGTGAG GAGATCGACATGAGCAAAGCCCAGTGGAGTGCTTTATTTGAgccatatttatttttcgagATATACAAAAACTATCTACAGGTGGACATAATTGCAGCAGATGCTGATGATTTGCTAGCTTGGAAAGGATGGGTAGAATCTCGCTTTAGACAGCTTACCTTGAAG ATAGAGAGAGACACCAGGGGGATGCTGCAGTGCCATCCCTATCCTATTGAGTATTCTGACACGTCCAAGCCATGTTCTCACTGTGCTTTTTTCATGGGCTTGCAGAGAAAAGAGGGATTAAGAGGCCAAGGAGGCCAGCAGTTTGACATACGAGGAACAGTTGATGAGTTCAGGCAAGAGATAAACATGTATGCTTTTTGGAAGCCAGGGATGGATATCCATGTTTCTCATGTGCGGAGGAAGCAACTGCCCACCTTTGTTTTTCCTGATGGACACAAACGGGCAAAGCCAGTCAAGCATGAAGGGCAGCAAGCAGACCCAGTTTGTGCTGACATGCTCCAAGATCAGTCTGGGATCACtgagaaagggaaaaaaaggaaaagtgaCCATGAAGAAACAGAGATGGAAAAGAAACAAGCCTTTGCCAGTCAACCAGCAGAAGAATCTCCCATGCTTGAAACTAATGGTGGTGGATCAGATGGGAAATTTCCGAGTTTGAAATCTGCAAATGCAGATTGTTACTCTGAGGTTTGGCCATCTTTTGAACAGCCTGATAGCAGAATGGATACTGATGGAAATGGCATGGATATTCCAACTTTGACCAAGGAGACTGGTCCTACGATGGATCAGGCAGAGCTAGCTAAAGTAATGGAAGGATCTTCCTCAAGGAAGGAGGTGTCTGATCTATATAAAGGCGGTCTTTCAAAACCCGAGGAAGCTTTACAAATTGAGATGAACCAGGAAAAAATTGAGGGATTCGCATCTAATATGAGTGGTGGAAGTGCACAGACAGTAGCCATCAGGAATTTCCTCCATTGGACAAAGGATGTTGTGAGGATTGACTCTGAGTCAGCAAATACATTTGGTCAAACGACCGGGGAAGATAGTACCCAAGTTGACTTTCAACCAAATTGCAATGCACATAACCTTAGTTGCAAG GGCAATGATAGCAGGACGGATCCAGAGTTGGCGTTGGAAAATGGTTCCGTTGTGACTGGAAGAGTGTTTCAAAATGGTCAATCTAAAGAGTTGGAG CCGAAGTTCAGCGATCAGGCAGTCCCAGAATGGAGCTAA